The proteins below come from a single Deferribacterota bacterium genomic window:
- the thiM gene encoding hydroxyethylthiazole kinase — MLDIKDYRKVLSIIRDDKPLIHSITNIVVANITANFALALGASPIMASYVGEIREIVTMADVLLLNIGTITKEQFESMKVAAKTAKLNHKRVVLDPVGVGVSKFRSYVTQYFLEEGLIDIVKGNYSEILKIAGERIQQRGVDSCEHERSRVEEALAYISRKHNIVVAATGDIDFITDGENYEKLVGGNILLTKITGSGCMAAMSVAIFLSRCQPFKSAVYGLYTIKTVSSRIDADGPTEFYTKFIDSIYNL, encoded by the coding sequence ATGTTGGATATTAAGGATTATAGAAAGGTTTTAAGTATAATACGAGATGATAAGCCTCTAATACATAGCATTACAAATATTGTTGTAGCAAATATTACGGCAAATTTTGCTTTAGCACTAGGGGCCTCACCTATAATGGCTAGCTATGTGGGTGAAATTAGAGAGATTGTTACTATGGCCGATGTTTTGCTATTAAATATTGGTACAATTACAAAAGAACAATTTGAATCAATGAAAGTTGCCGCAAAGACTGCAAAATTAAATCATAAAAGGGTTGTGTTAGATCCTGTGGGTGTTGGTGTTTCAAAATTTAGATCCTATGTCACTCAATATTTTTTGGAAGAAGGATTAATTGATATAGTTAAAGGTAATTATTCTGAAATTTTAAAGATTGCAGGTGAAAGAATACAACAACGAGGTGTTGACAGTTGTGAACATGAAAGATCCAGGGTAGAGGAGGCTTTAGCCTATATCTCTAGGAAACATAATATCGTTGTGGCAGCAACAGGGGATATTGACTTTATCACCGATGGAGAAAACTATGAAAAGCTTGTTGGTGGAAATATTTTGTTAACGAAAATTACAGGGTCGGGTTGCATGGCAGCTATGTCAGTTGCAATCTTTTTAAGCAGGTGCCAACCATTTAAATCAGCAGTGTACGGGTTATATACAATTAAAACTGTCTCAAGTAGAATAGATGCAGATGGGCCTACTGAATTCTATACTAAATTTATAGATAGTATTTATAATTTATAA